One part of the Chromatiales bacterium genome encodes these proteins:
- a CDS encoding Crp/Fnr family transcriptional regulator, with protein sequence MQTARIESAWSRPQECEACGVRQLVLFSDLQHNDFRLIHEPIDDLHFDAGDSLFRAGDSARHVYTIRGGLVKLELILRDGTSRIVRLLRQGDVAGLEALTDSPYAQDAVALEPVDVCRIPSATVNRLNEETPRLHRQLTRRWQEAVHDADAWLTDLMSGSARMRVLRLLRHLAGLADAQRFYLPSREDIGAMLAITTETASRIVAELRRNGVLTVLDAHHARADLAAIERLLAAE encoded by the coding sequence ATGCAGACCGCACGAATCGAGTCCGCCTGGTCCAGACCGCAGGAATGCGAGGCCTGCGGCGTGCGCCAGCTCGTGCTTTTTTCGGACCTCCAGCACAACGACTTCCGGCTGATTCACGAGCCGATCGACGATCTGCATTTCGACGCCGGCGATTCGCTGTTTCGCGCCGGGGACTCCGCCCGGCACGTCTATACCATCCGTGGCGGCCTGGTAAAGCTCGAACTCATCCTGCGCGACGGTACCTCGCGCATCGTGCGCCTGCTTCGGCAGGGCGATGTGGCGGGGCTGGAGGCGCTGACCGACTCGCCGTACGCGCAGGACGCCGTCGCGCTCGAACCGGTGGACGTCTGCCGTATTCCGTCGGCGACCGTGAACCGGCTCAACGAGGAAACCCCGCGACTGCACCGGCAGCTTACCCGGCGCTGGCAGGAGGCCGTCCACGACGCCGATGCCTGGCTGACCGATCTGATGTCCGGCTCGGCGCGGATGCGCGTGCTGCGCCTGCTGCGACACCTCGCCGGCCTCGCGGATGCGCAACGTTTCTACCTGCCAAGTCGCGAGGACATCGGTGCGATGCTCGCGATCACGACCGAGACCGCCTCGCGCATCGTCGCCGAGCTGCGTCGCAACGGTGTTCTGACCGTCCTCGACGCCCACCACGCGCGCGCGGATCTCGCCGCGATCGAGCGCCTGCTGGCCGCCGAGTAG
- the bamC gene encoding outer membrane protein assembly factor BamC, whose amino-acid sequence MLTKFSQLHRVVAFVLSASVVWLAGCSAVSENLPDRRVDYKKGRVEGNPLELPPTVSSSQFDPQLVVPSADGTGTARYSEFASGGGPVLATGRYSNVLPAIEAVRLRKDGQLRWLEVDGSIERVWDRTREFWAEQGFKLIEADPAAGVMVTGFKENRADIADDFITRTIRQVADFAYSAATRDQYRVRIERGASDAIAEVYLTHRGLEEVVTRDAGNNADGTIWKPRDTDPVLEAEMIARLQAHLGQQEVADRRAAGATQASESLTKFEADAASPLIHVATGFDRAWRMVGLALDRSGYVIEDRDRSLGNYYVRFIETDVVNAKEDEGFLSKLAFWRSSKKPKVEDAPLYVVNVRGDRERSRVSVLDGNAQAPSTAADAKTLLTVVYGALN is encoded by the coding sequence GTGTTGACTAAGTTTTCGCAATTGCACCGTGTCGTGGCCTTCGTGCTTTCGGCATCGGTCGTATGGCTCGCCGGTTGTAGCGCCGTTTCCGAGAACCTGCCCGACCGCCGCGTCGATTACAAGAAGGGCCGGGTCGAGGGCAATCCGCTCGAACTGCCGCCGACGGTGTCGTCCTCGCAGTTCGACCCGCAGCTCGTCGTGCCGTCGGCAGATGGCACCGGTACGGCGCGCTACTCGGAATTCGCCAGCGGTGGTGGCCCGGTGCTGGCGACTGGTCGTTACTCGAACGTGTTGCCGGCCATCGAGGCGGTGCGTCTGCGCAAGGACGGGCAGCTGCGCTGGCTCGAGGTCGACGGATCGATCGAACGGGTCTGGGACCGCACACGCGAGTTCTGGGCCGAACAGGGCTTCAAGCTCATCGAGGCGGATCCCGCCGCGGGCGTCATGGTCACGGGCTTCAAGGAGAATCGCGCCGACATTGCTGATGACTTCATCACGCGCACGATTCGGCAGGTCGCGGACTTCGCCTACTCGGCCGCAACCCGCGACCAGTACCGCGTGCGCATCGAGCGCGGCGCGAGCGATGCGATCGCCGAGGTGTATCTGACGCATCGGGGTCTCGAGGAAGTCGTGACTCGCGACGCCGGCAACAACGCCGACGGCACCATCTGGAAACCGCGCGATACCGATCCGGTCCTGGAGGCCGAGATGATCGCGCGCCTGCAGGCGCATCTCGGTCAGCAGGAGGTCGCCGACCGGCGTGCAGCCGGTGCCACCCAGGCCAGCGAATCGCTGACGAAGTTCGAAGCCGATGCGGCAAGCCCCCTGATCCATGTGGCCACGGGTTTCGATCGCGCCTGGCGCATGGTCGGGCTGGCGCTCGATCGCAGCGGCTATGTGATCGAGGACCGTGACCGTTCGCTCGGCAACTACTACGTGCGGTTCATCGAGACCGACGTGGTCAACGCCAAGGAAGACGAGGGGTTTCTCTCGAAGCTCGCTTTTTGGCGTTCGAGCAAGAAGCCCAAGGTCGAAGATGCCCCGTTGTATGTCGTCAATGTGCGTGGCGATCGTGAGCGTTCACGGGTATCGGTGCTCGACGGCAATGCGCAGGCGCCCAGCACCGCGGCAGACGCGAAGACCCTGCTCACGGTCGTCTATGGCGCCCTGAACTGA
- the htpX gene encoding protease HtpX, giving the protein MKRILLFVLTNVAVLAVISVVFKLLGLESYFDEQGGLNLTALLIMSAIIGFAGSLISLAMSKAAAKRMMGLKVIEKPANRTETWLVETVRRQAEAAGIGMPEVAVFDSPQPNAFATGARRDAALVAVSTGLLQQMQADEVEAVLGHEVSHVANGDMVTMALMQGVVNTFVVFLSRVIGVVVDRVVFKVERGHGPAFFLVSLVAQVLLGILATMIVMWFSRHREFHADAGGARLAGREEMIRALQRLGGPAADDLPDQLAAFGITGRFASGIKRLFLSHPPIPERIAALRAAR; this is encoded by the coding sequence ATGAAACGAATCCTGCTGTTTGTCCTGACCAACGTTGCCGTGCTCGCGGTGATCAGCGTCGTATTCAAGCTGCTCGGTCTCGAGAGCTATTTCGACGAACAGGGCGGCCTCAACCTGACGGCATTGCTGATCATGTCGGCCATCATCGGCTTTGCCGGATCGCTGATCTCGCTGGCGATGTCCAAGGCCGCAGCGAAGCGCATGATGGGCCTCAAGGTCATCGAAAAGCCGGCCAACCGTACCGAGACCTGGCTTGTCGAAACCGTGCGCCGGCAGGCCGAAGCCGCGGGTATCGGCATGCCCGAGGTCGCGGTTTTCGATTCGCCGCAGCCGAACGCCTTTGCGACCGGCGCGCGCCGCGATGCGGCGCTGGTCGCGGTATCCACCGGCCTGCTTCAGCAGATGCAGGCCGACGAGGTCGAGGCCGTGCTCGGCCACGAGGTCTCGCACGTGGCGAATGGCGACATGGTGACCATGGCGCTCATGCAGGGTGTCGTGAACACCTTTGTGGTGTTCCTGTCGCGTGTGATCGGCGTGGTGGTTGATCGTGTGGTGTTCAAGGTCGAGCGTGGCCACGGTCCGGCGTTCTTCCTGGTGTCGCTGGTTGCGCAGGTGCTGCTCGGCATTCTCGCGACGATGATCGTGATGTGGTTCTCGCGTCATCGTGAGTTCCATGCCGACGCCGGCGGCGCGCGTCTGGCCGGGCGCGAGGAGATGATCCGCGCGTTGCAGCGGCTGGGCGGCCCGGCCGCGGACGACCTGCCGGATCAGCTTGCGGCGTTCGGCATCACTGGGCGGTTCGCTTCGGGTATCAAGCGGCTGTTCCTGTCGCATCCACCGATTCCCGAGCGCATCGCGGCCCTGCGCGCCGCGCGCTGA
- a CDS encoding 4-hydroxy-tetrahydrodipicolinate synthase — translation MYSGSFVALITPMHDDGSIDYSALARLVEFHVEQGSDGIVAVGTTGESATLDFDEHCQVIREVVSVAAGRVPVVAGTGANSTSEAIELTECAREAGADAMLSVVPYYNKPTQEGLYRHFRAIAGAVDAPLILYNVPGRTAVDMLPETVARLAQIDNIVGLKEASSDPARVPAVVARVDPGFMVMSGNDDMAREAIYAGATGVISVTANVAPRAMHEMCAAALAGQRNVADVIDARLAPLHAALFCESNPIPVKWAVHHMGLAGRGIRLPLTWLTESCEPKLRAALEASGVD, via the coding sequence ATGTATTCCGGCAGTTTCGTCGCGCTCATCACACCGATGCACGACGACGGTTCGATTGACTATTCCGCGCTGGCGCGACTCGTCGAATTTCACGTCGAGCAGGGCAGCGACGGCATCGTTGCCGTGGGCACCACGGGCGAGTCGGCCACCCTGGATTTCGACGAGCACTGCCAGGTCATTCGAGAGGTGGTCAGCGTCGCCGCCGGCCGGGTGCCGGTGGTCGCGGGGACCGGCGCGAATTCGACCAGCGAGGCGATCGAGCTGACCGAGTGCGCACGCGAGGCGGGCGCCGACGCGATGCTCTCGGTTGTGCCCTACTACAACAAGCCCACCCAGGAAGGCCTGTATCGGCACTTTCGCGCGATTGCCGGGGCCGTGGACGCCCCGCTGATTCTCTACAACGTGCCGGGCCGCACGGCGGTCGACATGCTGCCCGAGACCGTCGCCCGACTCGCGCAGATCGACAACATCGTCGGACTGAAAGAGGCATCCAGCGATCCGGCCCGGGTGCCGGCCGTTGTCGCGCGGGTCGATCCTGGCTTCATGGTGATGTCTGGTAATGACGACATGGCGCGCGAGGCGATCTACGCGGGTGCCACGGGCGTCATATCGGTCACCGCGAACGTGGCCCCGCGTGCGATGCACGAGATGTGTGCCGCGGCGCTTGCCGGTCAGCGCAACGTTGCCGATGTCATCGACGCGCGCCTTGCACCGCTGCACGCGGCGCTGTTCTGCGAGTCCAATCCGATTCCGGTGAAATGGGCCGTGCACCATATGGGACTCGCGGGTCGCGGCATACGCCTGCCGCTGACCTGGCTCACCGAGTCCTGCGAACCCAAACTGCGCGCGGCGCTGGAGGCCAGCGGTGTTGACTAA
- a CDS encoding bifunctional (p)ppGpp synthetase/guanosine-3',5'-bis(diphosphate) 3'-pyrophosphohydrolase, translated as MQRTADPAARGIVSGSGFDPAERERIAAARALALQRCGERLAPADLDAVASILMGLRADAVTVSAGHLYAAVLGCGASVSEIASDDREAVRLVDAAARLDHFAAAERGSQDPKRAAQYAENLRKMLLALVDDVRAILVALAHRLHALRTAPRRPEAERLRLARETQTVHAPIANRLGIWSLKWELEDLALRHSEPEAYRRIARELDERRSDREDYVASFMDALRGLLADAGIDAEVAGRAKHIYSIYKKMRRKDASFDELSDIRAVRVLVDTVAQCYAVLGIVHSHWRYLPGEFDDYIARPKPNLYRSLHTAVIGPGEKLVEVQIRTHEMHRHSELGIAAHWRYKEGTHHDPGFEQRLVWMRQLLDPRDGDHPAELVEGFDEAIGTERVYVMTPQGDVIDLPAGSTVLDFAYAIHTNIGHRCRGARVDGRIVPLTQVLESGQRVEILTHKHPQPSRDWLSPHLGYLKTPRARNRVRQWFRQLDYDRHVADGRELAEREFKRLGVADPVWPRLLERFRLARAEDVYAALGRGDVSAAQLAAALDEPVVRPPLEIRSPRKRRAVPAANPARDGVSIRGVGNVLTNIARCCRPVPDDPIVGYITRGRGVTIHRRDCPTLRNLREVDRARMIDVSWADRPEQRYPVDLFVRAYDRKGLLGDVTTAIAAENIELTDAHTHSDRKQLTATMTLTVEISDNAQLSRLIDRIARVPNVVEVARRR; from the coding sequence GTGCAGCGCACCGCCGACCCCGCTGCCCGGGGCATCGTCTCCGGCTCCGGATTCGATCCTGCCGAACGCGAGCGTATCGCGGCTGCGCGCGCTCTCGCACTGCAACGCTGCGGCGAACGTCTGGCGCCAGCCGACCTCGACGCGGTCGCGTCCATTCTCATGGGCCTGCGCGCGGACGCGGTGACCGTATCCGCCGGGCATCTGTACGCCGCGGTGCTGGGCTGCGGAGCCAGCGTTTCCGAAATCGCCAGCGACGACCGTGAGGCCGTGCGCCTGGTCGATGCCGCCGCGCGACTGGATCACTTCGCGGCTGCCGAGCGGGGCAGCCAGGACCCGAAGCGCGCGGCCCAGTACGCCGAGAACCTGCGCAAGATGCTGCTCGCGCTGGTCGATGATGTGCGCGCGATTCTGGTCGCACTCGCGCACCGTCTGCACGCACTCAGAACCGCGCCGCGCCGGCCCGAGGCCGAACGCCTGCGCCTGGCCCGGGAAACCCAGACGGTGCATGCGCCGATCGCCAATCGGCTCGGCATCTGGAGCCTCAAGTGGGAACTCGAGGATCTCGCGCTGCGCCACAGCGAGCCCGAGGCCTACCGACGCATCGCGCGCGAACTCGACGAACGACGCAGCGACCGCGAAGACTATGTCGCGAGCTTCATGGATGCACTGCGCGGGCTGCTTGCGGATGCCGGTATCGACGCCGAGGTCGCCGGTCGCGCCAAGCACATCTACAGCATCTACAAGAAGATGCGCCGCAAGGACGCTTCGTTCGACGAGCTTTCGGATATTCGCGCGGTGCGCGTGCTGGTGGATACCGTTGCCCAGTGTTACGCGGTGCTCGGCATCGTCCACAGTCATTGGCGTTACCTGCCCGGTGAATTCGACGACTACATCGCGCGACCGAAGCCGAATCTGTATCGCTCGCTGCACACCGCTGTGATCGGTCCGGGCGAGAAGCTCGTCGAGGTGCAGATTCGCACCCACGAGATGCATCGTCACAGCGAACTCGGCATCGCCGCGCACTGGCGCTACAAGGAAGGCACGCATCACGATCCGGGTTTCGAGCAACGCCTGGTCTGGATGCGCCAGCTGCTCGATCCGCGAGACGGTGACCATCCGGCCGAACTCGTTGAAGGTTTTGACGAGGCGATCGGCACCGAACGCGTCTATGTCATGACGCCACAGGGCGATGTCATTGACCTGCCGGCCGGCTCGACGGTGCTGGATTTCGCCTATGCGATCCATACCAACATCGGTCACCGTTGCCGTGGCGCCCGTGTCGATGGGCGCATCGTGCCGCTGACCCAGGTGCTGGAAAGCGGGCAGCGCGTGGAGATTCTCACGCACAAGCACCCGCAACCCAGCCGCGACTGGCTGAGTCCGCATCTGGGCTATCTGAAGACCCCGCGCGCACGCAATCGCGTTCGGCAGTGGTTTCGACAGCTCGACTACGATCGGCACGTCGCCGACGGGCGTGAACTCGCCGAGCGTGAGTTCAAGCGCCTCGGCGTCGCCGATCCCGTCTGGCCGCGGCTGCTCGAGCGGTTTCGTCTCGCGCGCGCAGAGGATGTCTACGCCGCGCTCGGTCGCGGGGATGTCTCGGCCGCACAGCTTGCCGCCGCACTGGACGAACCCGTGGTGCGGCCGCCGCTGGAGATCCGCTCGCCCCGCAAGCGGCGCGCGGTGCCGGCGGCCAATCCCGCGCGGGACGGCGTGTCGATTCGTGGCGTCGGCAACGTGCTTACAAACATCGCGCGTTGCTGCCGGCCGGTGCCGGACGACCCGATCGTCGGCTACATCACGCGCGGACGCGGCGTGACGATTCACCGTCGCGACTGCCCGACGTTGCGCAATCTGCGCGAGGTCGATCGCGCGCGCATGATCGACGTTTCGTGGGCGGACCGTCCAGAGCAGCGCTACCCGGTCGATCTGTTCGTGCGCGCCTACGACCGCAAGGGGTTGCTCGGTGATGTCACGACGGCGATTGCCGCCGAAAACATTGAGCTGACCGACGCACACACCCACAGCGACCGCAAGCAACTGACCGCGACCATGACGCTGACGGTGGAGATCTCCGACAACGCCCAGCTCAGCCGGCTCATCGACCGTATTGCCCGGGTGCCGAACGTTGTCGAGGTGGCTCGCCGGCGTTGA
- the purU gene encoding formyltetrahydrofolate deformylase, translating into MPMPATTAILLVHCADRPGLVAAISRFLHEHGGNIVYLDQHVDTDQGWFFLRIEWELDGFAIEREAIAARFGQEVAEPLKLSWRLHFSDVRPRMAVFVSKLTHCLYDILARVACGEWAVEVPLIVSNHADASPIASQFGIAYHEFAIDPASKADQEQREIAMLREHQIDFVVLARYMQVLSPAFVAAFPNRVINIHHSFLPAFAGARPYHSAHRRGVKLIGATSHFVTDDLDEGPIIAQETVAVSHVDSIDDMVRKGRDLEKIVLARAIWHHLQHKILVCGNRTVVFS; encoded by the coding sequence ATGCCCATGCCCGCCACCACCGCCATCCTGCTCGTCCACTGTGCCGACCGCCCGGGCTTGGTCGCCGCGATCAGCCGCTTCCTGCATGAGCACGGCGGCAACATCGTCTATCTCGATCAGCATGTGGACACCGACCAGGGCTGGTTTTTCCTGCGCATCGAATGGGAACTCGACGGGTTCGCGATCGAGCGTGAGGCCATCGCCGCACGTTTCGGCCAGGAGGTCGCCGAACCGCTCAAGCTCAGCTGGCGCCTGCACTTCTCGGATGTGCGTCCGCGCATGGCGGTGTTCGTCTCAAAGCTGACGCACTGCCTGTACGACATTCTGGCGCGGGTTGCCTGCGGCGAGTGGGCAGTCGAAGTTCCGCTGATCGTAAGCAACCATGCCGATGCAAGTCCGATCGCATCCCAGTTCGGCATCGCCTATCACGAGTTCGCCATCGACCCGGCCAGCAAGGCCGATCAGGAGCAGCGCGAGATCGCAATGCTGCGCGAACACCAGATCGACTTCGTCGTGCTCGCACGCTACATGCAGGTGCTCTCGCCGGCTTTCGTCGCGGCGTTTCCAAACCGCGTGATCAACATCCATCACTCGTTTCTGCCGGCGTTCGCGGGCGCGCGCCCATATCACTCGGCGCATCGTCGCGGCGTCAAGCTCATCGGTGCGACCAGCCACTTCGTCACCGACGACCTCGACGAAGGTCCGATCATTGCGCAGGAGACCGTTGCAGTCAGTCACGTGGATTCGATCGACGACATGGTGCGCAAGGGTCGCGATCTGGAAAAGATCGTTCTTGCGCGGGCCATCTGGCACCACCTCCAGCACAAGATCCTGGTGTGCGGAAACCGCACCGTGGTGTTCAGCTGA
- the ccoS gene encoding cbb3-type cytochrome oxidase assembly protein CcoS — MEVLYFMIPLAIVLVALVAGLFFWAVRSGQFDDLEGPAHRILDDDDSSPR, encoded by the coding sequence ATGGAAGTGCTGTATTTCATGATTCCGCTGGCGATCGTGCTCGTCGCGCTCGTTGCCGGCCTGTTTTTCTGGGCCGTGCGTTCAGGCCAGTTCGACGACCTGGAAGGCCCGGCGCACCGTATCCTCGACGACGACGATTCCTCCCCGCGATAG
- a CDS encoding DUF1015 domain-containing protein, with translation MSLIRPIAGLRPAPGRAQDVVAPPYDVLNRAEATQRARGRPHSFLHVSKAEIDLPDSVDAHDPAVYAKAAANLAAMVDAGVLVRDPAPYYYVYRLVMDGRAQTGIVAGASVRAYEAERIRKHEFTRPAKEDDRVRQIEALNAQTGPVFLVHRTNADVDAVTAVVLETAPDVDVVADDGVRHSLWVIHDLAVIDRLTHAFERMAALYVADGHHRSAAATRVAQARRSGHDAPDASHEYFLAVVFPHDQLRILDYNRVVRDLNGLDDAGFLAALTERVGVAQEPGPVAPRASGEFGLYLAGRWYRLTMDAAALADDDPVRRLDVSLLHDRIIAPVLGIHDPRRDERIDFVGGIRGLRELERRVDSGEMRAAFSLYPTQLEALMDVADSGQVMPPKSTWFEPKLADGLVSHVLD, from the coding sequence ATGTCCCTGATCCGTCCCATTGCCGGTCTGCGTCCCGCGCCCGGGCGTGCGCAAGACGTCGTGGCGCCGCCGTATGACGTGCTCAATCGTGCCGAGGCCACGCAGCGTGCGCGCGGCCGGCCGCACAGCTTTCTGCATGTCTCCAAGGCGGAGATCGATCTGCCGGACAGCGTGGACGCCCATGATCCTGCCGTTTACGCAAAGGCCGCCGCGAACCTCGCGGCAATGGTCGACGCCGGCGTGCTGGTGCGCGATCCCGCGCCGTACTACTACGTGTACCGGCTGGTCATGGATGGTCGCGCCCAGACCGGCATCGTCGCGGGCGCCTCGGTGCGTGCCTATGAGGCCGAACGCATTCGCAAGCACGAGTTCACGCGACCCGCGAAGGAAGACGACCGGGTGCGGCAGATCGAGGCGCTGAATGCCCAGACCGGGCCGGTGTTTCTGGTCCATCGCACCAACGCCGATGTGGATGCGGTCACCGCGGTGGTACTGGAGACGGCGCCGGATGTGGATGTTGTCGCCGACGACGGCGTGCGTCACAGCCTGTGGGTGATACACGACCTGGCGGTGATCGACCGTCTGACGCATGCGTTCGAACGTATGGCGGCCCTGTATGTGGCGGATGGCCATCATCGCTCGGCGGCGGCGACCCGCGTTGCCCAGGCGCGCCGGTCTGGTCACGACGCTCCCGATGCGAGTCACGAGTATTTTCTGGCCGTCGTCTTTCCGCACGACCAGCTGCGCATCCTCGACTACAACCGCGTGGTGCGCGACCTGAACGGTCTGGACGACGCGGGCTTTCTGGCCGCGCTCACCGAACGCGTGGGCGTTGCGCAGGAGCCGGGCCCGGTCGCCCCGCGCGCGAGCGGTGAATTCGGTCTGTATCTGGCCGGGCGCTGGTATCGTCTGACGATGGATGCCGCGGCGCTTGCCGACGACGACCCCGTCCGGCGCCTGGACGTCAGCCTGCTGCACGACCGGATCATCGCGCCGGTGCTCGGCATCCACGACCCGCGCCGCGACGAACGCATCGATTTCGTCGGTGGCATCCGGGGTCTCCGGGAACTCGAGCGCCGCGTCGATTCGGGCGAGATGCGCGCGGCGTTTTCGCTGTATCCCACCCAGCTTGAAGCGCTCATGGACGTGGCCGACAGCGGCCAGGTCATGCCGCCGAAATCCACCTGGTTCGAACCCAAGCTCGCCGACGGGCTGGTCTCGCACGTTCTGGACTGA